CGCCGAGCCACCTCCGGAGGCAGAGCCCGAGAACCCAACTCCCAAGCCCAAGAAGGCCGCTAAGGAGCCCAAGCCCAAAAAACCCGCGGCTCCTAGATCCCGAAACCCCTCTCACCCTCCCTACGAAGAGGTTAGCAATTCCAGCTCCTGGTTCCATAATTCTGGCTTTCTTATTACTTAGCTTCGATCTGAATTTTACCCAATCTGAATTATTCTGTTCCTTGCAGATGGTTAAGGACGCGATTGTGACGTTGAAGGAGAAAAACGGTTCCAGTCAATACGCGATTCAGAAGTTCGTAGAAGAGAAGCAGAAGCAGCTACCTTCCAACTTCAGGAAGCTCTTGTTGTATCATTTGAAGAAGCTCGTTTCTTCTGGAAAGCTCGTTAAGGTCAAAGGCTCCTTCAAGCTTCCTCCGGTCAGGTCTGCAGCTCCCAAACCAGCTGCTGCTGCCCCCGCCAAGAAGAAGGCTGCAGCTGCTAAGCCCAAACCAAAGCCCAAGCCCAAAGCTAAGCCTGCTTCTAAGGCCAAGGACACCAAAACTACTAAGTCAGCAGCAGCCAAAGCACCTGCCAAGGCCAAGCCCGCTGCAAAGCCCAAGCCCAAGGCCAAGCCAGCTGCTAAACCCAAGGCGGTTGCTGCTAAGACCAAGGCAGCTCCGGCCAAGTCTAAGGCCAAGGCTAAGACGGCGCCAGCTGCAAAGCCGAAGGCAGCTGCGAAGCCTAAACCGGCTGCTAAGCCCAAGCCCAAGCCCAAAGAGAGGCCCTCCAAGGCTTCTAGAACGTCGACGAGAACTTCACCGGGGAAGAAAGCCCCTGCCGCTAAACCTGCGGCGAAGAAGGCAGCTCCCGCGAAGAAAGCCCCTTCAAAGGGTGCAAAGGCGAAGACCGTGAAATCTCCTGCGAAGAAGGCGACGACGGCGAGAAGGGGGAGAAAGTGAAGAGGGTAGACGGCACCGGAGCCTAGTGTTGTAGGTTTAGTCATGTAAAGTTCTTTGTCCCATGCGGTGTAGTTCGATTTAAAGTTATCGCtggaaaaaaattatgaaatctgATTTTATCAAACTTTTTTATTCTAGATATCTGAAATTTCTTTTTTGGGATTCGAATTTGAGACATTACCTAGATTGTATGTTGAGTCTGATGAGTTATGAGTTTATCATTATTGATTAAGCTTAGAGTTGGAGGGCTTTTACATTgtggtgttttttattttatagtggAACGGAATTGCGGTTGTGGTCATTGGCTTTGTCGGATCTCTAAATGGTTTATTTCTGTTCCTTTCtccatcttttctttcttgtcttCAATTATGTGTTTATGTTCTTATGTTCAAAGGGGCTTTCTCATTCATATGTAAGGTTGAATTCCCGAAGATGAGAAATCCTTGTACCACGTGTTTTTGGATGCGATAACTGGGATCAATGGTCGTGATTACATCTAAAGCTCTCGCTGATAATTGTAAGTATCGTTATTCGTTCTTATTCAAGGAATTCCTATGAATGATTGTTTCTCATGTCATTTGCGTTGAAGAAATAATTCCATTGATTGATAGATTCCTTTTTTGTTTGTGTTTAATCTATTTTTGCAATGTATTAATCTGAAACATCTTAGATCGCGTATGGAGTTTTTGCTTATTCTGATAACCAAATATGATTACGGTAGGATGAACTGATATTTTAACTTCCGATCTATATTGCTGATTCCATTTACTAGACCAACGTTGATTGATTCATAGTCCAGcctttatatttgtttttaggattttaataGGCTTTAGATGTTGGTCCCTAGTTCCTGAAATTGGTGCAATTTCTTCTGGAGGACGTGATTTTGACGAAAGGTAAGGAAATAATGTTGAAACTTTTAACAACATTGATGAAGTGCTTGATATCACAATTGGCATAAGAGAAATGTCGTGGGTTTGAATTTTGAAACCCTCAACTGACATCAGAGGGGAAATTGTTTTATTTGAGGATTGCTACTTTTATGCTAAAGGGCTTAATATCTTGTTCCATGCTGTTTGTTGTGGGTATAACCTCATGTCAATCGTTAGATGCGGTTATGAGAAACTATAATGAAATAAATTTCCGTCAGATATTTGGATTGGTAATGTCCCTTTATCTGTTACACAGTATTCTTGTCTATCCTCCCTACACAATTCtttggtttgaatttttttctttcccatTGTAGCCTTTTGGAactttgattttacttgaaactTATCTGACAGAGGTTGTTGAATTAGAGTCCTTCTTTCCTTTGCTTAATCCTTATCCACCTATCCAACACAATATGATTCTTGACTCTTTTCCTATTTTCTCATGTAACTCTTATTTTCGATTCTTTACTTGCCTTCCTAAACATTGTTTAAATTTATATGGAAATCTAAAGTCAAAGTTTTGTTTGGACTTAGAATGTAGTTTTAAGTTGGATTAACACTAATGAAATGCCCGAGAAATGTAGGCTTCTAATGCCTTTGACACCGAATATTTGCATAGTGTGTAGTTTATATTCCTGCTCAGGTGCTCATTTTCTGCATTGCTCTCTGTTTCATGCTATTTGTAATTGGCGCAATCTCTTATGGTAGAAGCGGCTTTGAACAATTATAAGAATATATAGTTGTAGTCTTGATAATAGTTTTATCAATAGTTATAGTTTTTGTCCTATTCTTTAGTTCTTAACCCTCCATTCAAGTTATCCATGTATAGCAGAAACATGTTTCCTGGTGGTTGTAGTCTTGACGGGTGCTTAGGTATTAGGTAATGTTTTGTCCTTGATTGTGCAGGATCTCaattgttgaatttgttgtttctgGAGTTTGTGATACTTGTAGTAGTCTTGCACGATAAGCTTCTGATATATTGGTAAACAGGGACGGACNNNNNNNNNNNNNNNNNNNNNNNNNNNNNNNNNNNNNNNNNNNNNNNNNNNNNNNNNNNNNNNNNNNNNNNNNNNNCTAGAACCAGTAATTATTAagtacaatttaattttttaaaaagtttatttaatatttagtctaatataaataaaagtccAGTCTAACctaaatattaatgatttctaatatctaaaaggtaaataacaatattaaaaaaatctaaaaagatattattactaatatttttcaattaaataaaattgttcaaaactTATAAAgtggattttttttcttcttgtgagCATCTTTCTTGATTCCTTTGGTGTTAATTCTCTCTATTTTAACTACTACAACTGAGAGATCTTTTTCAgctatgaatattgtgaagaataactcagaaataaaataaaagatgaatttcttgctaattgtcttttaattatattgaaaagaaaattattgaaaaatttcacacaaattctattatcgatgaattttatgatacgaaGAATCGACCATTTCATGATACGAAGAATCGACCATTTCGTTAATAAAAGTACATACATATTTTTtgtactttaaaatatattctctatcggtatatttttgtaatacattttacattatataattttttgcataatttttaatattatatatgttattggcCCCCCATGATAATATTTCTGGTTCCGTCCGTGTTGATAAATGCTTAATCCAACAATCAAGTGATCCATGAATAGTCTTAAAGATTGGTTGATGTTGAAGTGGCCTTTGCGTGCTTGGACAATGTGTTATGCTTGATTGTACAAAATCTTCATTCTCTAATTTGTTTTTCTAATGGGTTCAGTTTTCCTTTTATTGGTTGCTAAACTTATGTTTTGTGTTATTTCTGGTAGTCTGATAGACAAGCTTGCTCGCTTTTCAATGCTGTTGAGTTCAATCTTTGAGGATGGAAAAATCAGGTATGATAGTCATACTTATTGGAGCTGGATTAGTTGGATTTCTAATAATAAGGCCTGATTGGCGGGAAAGAcctccaaaagaaaaaaattgtcttgtgtttttaaataatatttttactttggTGTTAATCCTGAGTCTTAACTACAGCAGTACATGTGCAGAATTAGTCCCCACTTGAGGTCTCTTCTTGTGGTAAGATGCATAAGTACATTGCATTAGTTACTGCACCTTATCGGTATGGTAAGACTACAAAAATATAGATCTGTTTGGCATAATTGGCATATGTAACTTTATCGGTTTGTTGTTATGATATAACTATTGAAGTTTTGGGAAAATGAGATGATTGTGGAATTTTGGTTAATGACTTTGGATTCCATTAAGTGGAAGGTTTTTCTAGAGGTCAATAAGTGGCAGTAAATGTTGGACTTCTATATTATAGTTGATTGATATAACAGAATATTTTCTATAAGAGAATTATCTTAGTCAGCGTTGCACAATGACTTTCTTATCTAATTATCATCATTTATTCATTTTGGCATGCATGTTTAATATGGTCTATGGTTTCCAAAGCCTTGTTTTCCCTCTTGGTCTATATTACTAGTATTAGGAGTTTAATGGATCCTAACTGATTTGGCCGGAGAGCTTTCCTAGTGTTAGCTGTTTTATCCACAAGATCCAAACC
This portion of the Arachis duranensis cultivar V14167 chromosome 6, aradu.V14167.gnm2.J7QH, whole genome shotgun sequence genome encodes:
- the LOC107493135 gene encoding histone H1 produces the protein MVKDAIVTLKEKNGSSQYAIQKFVEEKQKQLPSNFRKLLLYHLKKLVSSGKLVKVKGSFKLPPVRSAAPKPAAAAPAKKKAAAAKPKPKPKPKAKPASKAKDTKTTKSAAAKAPAKAKPAAKPKPKAKPAAKPKAVAAKTKAAPAKSKAKAKTAPAAKPKAAAKPKPAAKPKPKPKERPSKASRTSTRTSPGKKAPAAKPAAKKAAPAKKAPSKGAKAKTVKSPAKKATTARRGRK